Proteins encoded within one genomic window of Guyparkeria hydrothermalis:
- a CDS encoding methyl-accepting chemotaxis protein, translating into MLAWLNRFSLSQKNMVGFGLILALMMGIAVLTMVNMSKVAGQVEEVVERGQPAAFAADTIRIQVERAVGALGFYLQSQRDEDLARFRDALERVEAARQTLAQYRGDSGNELGQRIDDFAATAEKIIAISGDEAANNPGMQYANVNANPLQREIAGLLGQLLNAEQNADASRYSRRQLVIDLARLQADWGNVVASLRGFISFRAPAMRKNFDLYATQAIERAEKIAQDYDYLLTFEQLDAVEQLNEKLPKFVAAADHAFDIHASEKWRMDAYLVRTELTPIFKRIEQDVESIVQRERREIAERSDSLLAALESTSNWQIGAVVAGIVVVGLLAWLSVLTISRPLQRIAGRMHDIAEGDGDLTQRLPADGNDEIAQVGAAFNTFADTAQNLVREVARSSAAMTEASESLERASRRGREGAEREESAIDSLVTGMGQTLEAAEEVARGAEEASSAVQQANRQLHDGLGRVNGSARNAEELDEVLTRAEGIVSNLSEQSQSIGKVLDVIGAIAEQTNLLALNAAIEAARAGEQGRGFAVVAEEVRSLANRTQDSTREITDIIARLREGAAEAVEAMTTGREVSNKSLEAVTDADRMLNEIASAFERLEDMSTRIAAAAEEQTAVSGEMKTSIEHMSATTTDNAHAAQETASAGDSVARNAHELSRLVSKFNTG; encoded by the coding sequence ATGCTTGCTTGGCTGAACCGATTCAGTTTGTCGCAGAAGAACATGGTGGGGTTCGGGTTGATCCTGGCCCTGATGATGGGGATCGCCGTGCTGACCATGGTCAACATGAGCAAGGTCGCCGGCCAGGTGGAAGAGGTGGTCGAGCGCGGCCAGCCGGCCGCCTTTGCCGCCGACACGATCCGCATCCAGGTCGAGCGCGCCGTCGGGGCGCTGGGCTTCTACCTGCAAAGTCAACGCGACGAGGATCTGGCGCGTTTCCGTGATGCGCTGGAGAGGGTCGAGGCCGCGCGCCAGACGCTGGCCCAGTACCGGGGTGACAGCGGCAACGAACTCGGTCAGCGCATCGACGACTTCGCGGCGACGGCCGAGAAGATCATCGCGATCTCCGGTGACGAGGCGGCCAACAATCCCGGCATGCAGTACGCCAACGTCAACGCCAACCCGTTGCAGCGGGAAATCGCGGGGTTGTTGGGTCAGCTGCTCAACGCCGAGCAGAACGCCGATGCCAGCCGCTATTCGCGTCGTCAGCTCGTGATCGACCTCGCGCGTCTGCAGGCGGATTGGGGCAACGTGGTGGCGAGCCTGCGCGGATTCATCTCTTTCCGTGCGCCCGCCATGCGAAAGAACTTCGACCTCTACGCCACCCAGGCGATAGAGCGCGCCGAGAAGATCGCGCAGGACTACGACTACCTGCTGACCTTCGAGCAGCTCGACGCGGTCGAACAGCTCAACGAGAAGCTGCCGAAGTTCGTTGCGGCCGCCGATCATGCCTTCGATATCCACGCTTCGGAGAAGTGGCGCATGGATGCCTATCTCGTTCGCACCGAGCTCACCCCGATCTTCAAACGGATCGAGCAGGACGTGGAGTCGATCGTGCAGCGCGAGCGTCGCGAGATCGCCGAGCGATCGGACAGTTTGCTCGCTGCGCTGGAATCGACCAGCAACTGGCAGATCGGCGCGGTGGTCGCCGGGATTGTGGTAGTCGGTCTGCTGGCGTGGCTCTCGGTGCTGACCATCTCGCGTCCGCTGCAGCGGATCGCCGGTCGCATGCACGACATCGCCGAGGGCGACGGCGATCTGACCCAGCGTCTGCCGGCCGACGGCAACGACGAAATCGCCCAGGTGGGTGCGGCGTTCAACACCTTCGCCGACACCGCGCAGAACCTGGTGCGCGAGGTCGCCCGCTCGTCCGCGGCGATGACCGAGGCCTCCGAGAGCCTCGAGCGCGCCTCGCGCCGGGGCCGGGAAGGCGCCGAGCGCGAGGAGTCGGCGATCGACTCGCTGGTGACCGGTATGGGTCAGACCCTGGAGGCCGCCGAGGAGGTGGCCCGTGGGGCCGAGGAGGCGAGCTCCGCGGTCCAGCAGGCGAATCGCCAGCTGCACGACGGTCTGGGCCGAGTGAACGGCAGTGCCCGCAACGCCGAGGAGCTCGACGAGGTGCTGACGCGCGCCGAGGGCATCGTTTCCAACCTCTCCGAGCAGTCGCAGTCGATCGGCAAGGTGCTCGACGTGATCGGTGCGATCGCCGAGCAGACCAACCTGCTGGCACTGAACGCGGCGATCGAGGCGGCCCGTGCCGGCGAGCAGGGTCGCGGCTTCGCCGTGGTCGCCGAAGAGGTGCGCTCTCTTGCCAACCGCACGCAGGACTCGACCCGCGAGATCACCGACATCATCGCCCGCCTGCGCGAGGGTGCCGCCGAGGCGGTCGAGGCCATGACCACCGGTCGCGAGGTGAGCAACAAGAGCCTCGAGGCGGTGACTGACGCCGACCGGATGCTCAACGAGATCGCCTCCGCGTTCGAGCGTCTCGAGGACATGAGCACCCGTATCGCCGCCGCAGCCGAGGAGCAGACCGCCGTCTCCGGCGAGATGAAGACCAGCATCGAGCACATGAGCGCGACCACCACGGACAACGCCCATGCGGCCCAGGAAACCGCGTCGGCCGGCGACTCGGTGGCCCGCAACGCCCACGAGCTCTCGCGGCTGGTGAGCAAGTTCAACACCGGCTGA
- a CDS encoding SDR family NAD(P)-dependent oxidoreductase, translated as MSRPRLASVPRRVLITGCSSGIGRCAAEQLAERGHHVVASMRGADDLAAWPHEHIPAVRLDLDDPASIREGLAAAEQLAGGPFEVLFNNGAYGQPGAVEDLGRDTLRAQLETNLLGTVELTNLVIPAMREAGFGRIVQNSSVLGVSALAFRGAYVASKFALEGISDTMRLELAGSGIEVSLIEPGPISSRFRANAQRAFEANIDWPHSVHREAYERQLERLRKPGPAAPFTLPPEAVVRRLIHAIEARRPKARYPVTVPTYLFGVLKRLLTTRAMDRVLARASGGGKR; from the coding sequence TTGTCGCGACCCCGCCTAGCCTCCGTCCCACGCCGCGTGCTGATCACCGGCTGCTCGTCCGGTATCGGCCGATGCGCCGCCGAACAGCTTGCCGAACGCGGACATCACGTGGTCGCGAGCATGCGTGGGGCCGACGACCTCGCCGCCTGGCCCCATGAGCACATCCCGGCCGTCCGCCTGGATCTCGATGACCCGGCCTCGATCCGCGAGGGGCTGGCGGCAGCCGAGCAGTTGGCCGGTGGTCCGTTCGAGGTGCTCTTCAATAACGGCGCCTACGGCCAACCGGGCGCGGTGGAAGACCTCGGTCGCGACACCCTGCGCGCCCAACTCGAAACCAACCTGCTGGGCACGGTGGAGCTGACCAACCTCGTCATCCCGGCGATGCGCGAGGCCGGCTTCGGCCGGATCGTGCAGAACAGCTCGGTGCTTGGCGTCAGTGCCCTGGCCTTCCGCGGCGCCTACGTCGCCTCCAAGTTCGCCCTGGAAGGCATCAGCGACACGATGCGTCTGGAACTGGCCGGCAGCGGCATCGAGGTCTCGCTGATCGAGCCCGGCCCGATCAGCTCGCGCTTTCGCGCCAACGCCCAGCGGGCCTTCGAGGCCAATATCGACTGGCCGCACTCGGTGCACCGGGAGGCCTACGAACGCCAGCTCGAACGGCTGCGCAAACCGGGCCCGGCCGCCCCGTTCACGCTGCCGCCCGAGGCCGTGGTGCGCCGGCTGATCCACGCCATCGAGGCCCGGCGGCCGAAGGCCCGCTACCCGGTAACCGTGCCGACCTACCTGTTCGGCGTGCTCAAGCGACTGCTGACCACGCGCGCCATGGACCGGGTGCTGGCGCGCGCGTCCGGGGGCGGCAAGCGCTGA
- a CDS encoding Bax inhibitor-1/YccA family protein has protein sequence MAFENQTAVQTGVDRLETHKVIRNTYMMLSLTLLFSAVMATVSLLAGVPGWTSLVSLGAALVLIWFVLPRTAHTGAGLAVVFGITGLLGFGLGPMLSQYLALPNGGQIVMTALGGTGAIFLGLSGYALVSRRDFSFMGGFLVVGLVVVLAAMLGNLFLEIPALSMAISAAVVLLMSGFILYDTGRMVNGGEDNYLLLTVSLYLNIFNLFVHLLSLLGMSQND, from the coding sequence ATGGCATTCGAGAATCAGACGGCCGTCCAGACGGGGGTCGATCGGCTCGAGACCCACAAGGTCATCCGCAACACCTACATGATGCTGTCGCTGACGCTGCTGTTCTCGGCAGTAATGGCGACCGTTTCCCTGCTTGCCGGCGTGCCCGGCTGGACATCGCTGGTCAGCCTCGGGGCGGCACTGGTGCTGATCTGGTTCGTGCTGCCGCGCACTGCCCACACCGGCGCGGGGCTCGCGGTGGTCTTCGGCATCACCGGCCTGTTGGGCTTCGGCCTCGGCCCGATGCTGAGCCAGTATCTCGCCCTGCCGAACGGCGGGCAGATCGTGATGACAGCGCTGGGCGGTACCGGCGCGATCTTCCTCGGCCTGTCCGGCTACGCGCTGGTCTCGCGGCGTGACTTCTCGTTCATGGGCGGTTTCCTGGTCGTCGGTCTGGTGGTCGTGCTCGCCGCCATGCTCGGTAACCTGTTCCTCGAGATCCCGGCGCTGTCGATGGCGATCTCCGCGGCGGTCGTGCTGCTGATGAGCGGCTTTATCCTCTACGACACCGGCCGCATGGTGAACGGCGGCGAGGACAACTACCTGCTGCTGACCGTCAGCCTGTACCTGAACATCTTCAACCTGTTCGTCCACCTGCTCAGCCTGCTGGGGATGAGCCAGAACGACTGA
- a CDS encoding DUF502 domain-containing protein — protein MSEQPETSEADGKSGKGGRFLTLRRWLIAGILVWAPLAVTFWVVNALISFMDKSIVLLPPAYRPEALLGFELPGMGAFFAVLIVLLTGALVANILGRSLIHAWERLLNRIPLVRSIYSAVKQVVETFVSQDSRSFRQVVLVEYPRRNAWSIAFVSGEPIGEVQDRTDEHLVTLFVPTAPNPTSGFVIMVPRTEVIKLNMTVEEGFRMVVSLGVVVPPRRDGDGRLLDTPPPEPYLGGNRSPEPRDEA, from the coding sequence ATGAGCGAACAGCCGGAGACCTCCGAGGCGGACGGCAAGTCCGGGAAGGGCGGTCGCTTCCTCACCCTGCGCCGCTGGCTGATTGCCGGCATCCTGGTCTGGGCGCCGCTGGCGGTCACCTTCTGGGTGGTCAACGCCCTGATTTCCTTCATGGACAAGAGCATCGTGCTGCTGCCGCCGGCCTATCGGCCCGAGGCCCTGCTGGGCTTCGAACTGCCCGGCATGGGGGCGTTCTTCGCCGTGCTGATCGTGCTGCTGACCGGGGCGCTGGTGGCCAACATCCTCGGCCGCAGTCTGATCCACGCCTGGGAGCGACTGCTCAACCGGATTCCGCTGGTGCGCAGTATCTATTCGGCGGTCAAGCAGGTGGTCGAGACCTTCGTCTCGCAGGACTCGCGCTCGTTTCGCCAGGTCGTCCTGGTGGAGTACCCGCGGCGCAACGCGTGGTCGATCGCCTTCGTCTCCGGCGAGCCGATCGGCGAGGTGCAGGACCGTACCGACGAGCACCTGGTGACACTGTTCGTGCCCACCGCGCCCAACCCGACGTCGGGCTTCGTGATCATGGTGCCGCGCACCGAGGTGATCAAGCTCAACATGACCGTCGAGGAGGGCTTCCGCATGGTGGTCTCGCTCGGCGTGGTGGTGCCGCCCCGCCGAGACGGCGACGGTCGGCTGCTTGATACCCCGCCGCCCGAGCCCTACCTGGGCGGGAACCGGTCCCCCGAACCTCGCGACGAGGCGTGA
- a CDS encoding DUF3429 domain-containing protein, protein MRATAYLLALGLLLPFWGLALLAWLGPSAWVGASLDALSAYAAVMLGFLGAIHWGVVLATTPAERALLVGDARHRLAWGALLVLAAWIVAMLPWAVLSLSLLFLLLVVSWQIDRHWLDNLPVGWSYQRLRQWFTLLAAVALLAAIASWLRPLIPGGGA, encoded by the coding sequence ATGCGTGCTACCGCCTACCTGCTTGCGCTGGGACTGCTGCTGCCGTTCTGGGGGCTGGCCCTGCTGGCCTGGCTGGGCCCGTCCGCGTGGGTCGGTGCGTCGCTGGACGCCCTGTCCGCCTATGCCGCGGTGATGCTCGGCTTTCTCGGCGCGATCCACTGGGGCGTGGTGCTGGCGACCACCCCGGCCGAGCGGGCCCTGCTGGTCGGTGACGCGCGCCATCGCCTGGCCTGGGGGGCGTTGCTGGTGCTGGCCGCCTGGATCGTGGCGATGCTGCCCTGGGCGGTGCTCTCCCTGTCGCTGCTGTTCCTGCTGCTGGTGGTGTCCTGGCAGATCGACCGGCACTGGCTCGACAACCTGCCGGTGGGCTGGTCCTATCAGCGGCTGCGCCAGTGGTTCACGCTGCTGGCGGCGGTGGCCCTGCTGGCGGCCATAGCCTCCTGGCTGCGACCGCTGATCCCCGGGGGTGGGGCATGA
- the cls gene encoding cardiolipin synthase, with the protein MSPLDSPAAQLYFLIEWTIRLAALFIVPLRRPPTAATAWLLLLFFLPIVGLVMYLLVGRPRISHERSEKIARLAETLRPITERLARAEPQGSGNLPARFAAVDQMVRRWRQFPLFDGNRIGLIDSMETFAAELVQEIDAARLHVHLTFYIAAIDPATRSVFDALERAAARGVTVRLIVDDFGSKEGMRHLKALARMGIEIGQAFPRSKLPRKSARFDLRNHRKLVVIDGRLGYAGSMNLVDPEFKPGRIYEDLMMRIEGPVVLELQAVFAGDWHLETGILLDTETHFPDPETAGHESCIGLPSGPEYPEPLLQQLLLGLIHAATERLEIVTPYFVPDESTLDALKTAARRGVHCELILPAELDHPLVQLAQESYFDELLESGVRIRRHPSKLLHSKITLCDGRLSLVGSANLDVRSSLINAEFGLLCYSSETAARFADQIEVYRRVCQPLAAEHWALRGRGRILLQNIARLTSPLL; encoded by the coding sequence ATGTCCCCGCTCGACTCACCGGCCGCCCAGCTCTACTTCCTGATCGAATGGACGATCCGGCTGGCCGCCCTGTTCATCGTGCCGCTGCGCCGGCCGCCGACGGCCGCCACGGCCTGGCTGCTCCTGCTGTTCTTCCTGCCGATCGTCGGCCTGGTGATGTACCTACTGGTCGGCCGTCCACGCATCTCGCACGAGCGCAGCGAGAAGATCGCCCGGCTGGCCGAGACCCTGCGCCCGATCACCGAGCGCCTGGCACGCGCCGAACCGCAGGGCAGCGGCAACCTGCCGGCCCGCTTCGCTGCCGTCGACCAGATGGTGCGTCGCTGGCGGCAGTTCCCGCTGTTCGACGGCAACCGCATCGGCCTGATCGACTCGATGGAGACCTTCGCCGCCGAGCTGGTACAGGAAATCGACGCCGCCCGCCTTCACGTCCACCTGACCTTCTACATCGCGGCGATCGACCCAGCGACGCGCTCCGTGTTCGACGCCCTCGAACGCGCCGCCGCGCGAGGCGTGACCGTGCGGCTAATCGTCGACGATTTCGGCTCCAAGGAAGGGATGCGCCACCTCAAGGCACTGGCGCGCATGGGTATCGAGATCGGTCAGGCCTTCCCGCGCAGCAAGCTGCCGCGCAAGTCGGCCCGTTTCGATCTGCGCAACCACCGCAAGCTGGTGGTCATCGACGGACGACTGGGGTACGCGGGCTCGATGAACCTGGTCGATCCGGAATTCAAACCGGGGCGCATCTACGAGGACCTGATGATGCGGATCGAAGGGCCGGTGGTACTGGAGCTGCAGGCGGTCTTCGCCGGCGACTGGCATCTGGAGACCGGCATCCTGCTCGACACCGAGACCCATTTTCCGGACCCGGAGACGGCCGGTCACGAATCGTGCATCGGGCTGCCCAGCGGGCCCGAGTATCCGGAACCGCTGCTGCAGCAGCTCCTGCTGGGACTGATTCATGCCGCGACCGAGCGGCTCGAGATCGTGACGCCGTATTTCGTCCCGGACGAGTCGACGCTCGATGCGCTGAAGACCGCGGCCCGGCGCGGCGTGCATTGCGAGCTGATCCTGCCGGCCGAACTCGACCACCCGCTGGTGCAGCTGGCGCAGGAGTCGTATTTCGACGAGTTGCTCGAATCGGGCGTGCGCATCCGCCGGCATCCGTCGAAGCTGCTGCACAGCAAGATCACGCTCTGCGACGGGCGCCTGTCACTGGTCGGCAGCGCCAATCTCGACGTGCGCTCGTCGCTGATCAATGCCGAATTCGGCCTGCTCTGCTATTCGAGCGAGACCGCCGCTCGCTTTGCCGACCAGATCGAGGTCTACCGGCGCGTCTGCCAGCCGCTGGCTGCGGAACACTGGGCGCTGCGCGGACGTGGGCGCATCCTGCTGCAGAACATCGCCCGGCTCACCTCGCCGCTGCTCTGA